Genomic segment of Polycladomyces abyssicola:
ACGGTGGTACGAGGTGACCGTGAGCGGGAGACGACATTGACACCGGTCTTTAACAAACGGGAGGGCATCTATCGTATCGGCCTGTATATCCGTGATTCCGCTGCGGGAGTGGGCACATTGACGTTTTACGATCCGGTTCGAAAAGTGTATGGTGCGTTGGGGCACGTCATATCCGATATGGATACCGGTCAGCCGATTCGAGTCGGAGGGGGGACGATCATTCATTCCAGCGTCACCTCCATCCAAAAAGGAGAGTCGGGTGAACCCGGGGAAAAACGCGCGATTTTTTTCCAAGAGCATCACGTTCTCGGTTCCATTCGACGCAATACGCCGTTCGGGATCTTCGGCAAAATGGAACGATCGCCCGACAAGGGCCTGTATAATCGAACGGTTCCTGTAGCGTTGGCAGAAGAGGTGAAAGAAGGACCGGCCCAAATTCTGACGGTAGTGGAAGGGCAAAAAGTGGAGCGGTACAACATTGAGATTGTACATGTGGTTCATCAAAAATATCCAGCGACTAAAGGGATGATCATCAAAATTACCGACCCGAGGTTGTTAAAGAGTACGGGTGGGATCGTTCAAGGAATGAGCGGCAGTCCCATCTTGCAAAACGGCAAGCTGATCGGAGCAGTGACACACGTTTTTGTCAACGATCCCACTTCCGGGTACGGCACACTGATTGAATGGATGTTGCAGGATGCGGGGGTACTACAGGTGGCGGGTCTCCAAGAGACCCGTTCTCTTTTTTATCATTAAAGGAAAAGTATGGTTGTGCTTTGAACCAAAAGCAGGAATGACCCTTGGAAATGTCGAAAAACTCCTTGACACAATCAAAGAAGCGGACAGGGGGACATTGCCTTGAACAAAATCCGCGTTTTGTTGGCCGACGACAATCGGGAGTTTGCCGAATTGTTACGGGAATATCTTGCTTCCCAGGACGACATGGACGTGATCGGTGTTGCCTACAATGGTAATGAAGTGTTGGAAAAATTGGAGAAAGATGTGCCGGATGTTTTGGTGCTGGACATCATCATGCCACACTTGGACGGATTGGGTGTGTTGGAACAAATCCAAGAACGGGGAATCAAACCGGTTCCTAAAATCATGATGTTAAC
This window contains:
- the spoIVB gene encoding SpoIVB peptidase, yielding MREKQKRKWWGIVLVGFLIWASMTPTFQQFTSFPRELRLISGDQEQLRLTMPATVMADIADPHVAAINGKSRAQLDLHHPFTVMTKHRGQTRLTLRLFGRIPIKTLQVRVLPEIRVIPGGQSIGVKLQSAGVMVVGHHLVSQGDEAISPGEKADIRVGDYIVRINDQPIQNVNQVSTIVRKTFGQPLKVTVVRGDRERETTLTPVFNKREGIYRIGLYIRDSAAGVGTLTFYDPVRKVYGALGHVISDMDTGQPIRVGGGTIIHSSVTSIQKGESGEPGEKRAIFFQEHHVLGSIRRNTPFGIFGKMERSPDKGLYNRTVPVALAEEVKEGPAQILTVVEGQKVERYNIEIVHVVHQKYPATKGMIIKITDPRLLKSTGGIVQGMSGSPILQNGKLIGAVTHVFVNDPTSGYGTLIEWMLQDAGVLQVAGLQETRSLFYH